Proteins encoded within one genomic window of Chroicocephalus ridibundus chromosome 7, bChrRid1.1, whole genome shotgun sequence:
- the TIMM22 gene encoding mitochondrial import inner membrane translocase subunit Tim22 — MRVFSSHLRQHLKGVGPPACPGWNQSRLTEPEPRSPAAAAAAPEDAPAAGALTSPAAVLTAARGLARSTPGNVVPLRPRCLPGVVVLRAGAAAEHAGMCSRGAAQGGRRLPSAELQLPRAPAAAGSRVTGASSGPGRGGGRPRSVMAATPPPSAPGGPEPPPTPLQYSLLLQHLVGEKRQPRAWDPAALGGIPSPPKSEEQKMVERAMESCAFKAALACVGGFVLGGAFGVFTAGIDTNVGFDPKDPYRTPTAKEVLKDMGQRGISYAKNFAIVGAMFSCTECVVESYRGKSDWKNSVISGCITGGAIGFRAGLKAGVIGCGGFAAFSAAIDYYLR; from the exons ATGAGGGTCTTCAGCTCCCACCTCAGACAGCACCTGAAGGGTGTTGGG CCGCCGGCCTGCCCCGGCTGGAACCAGAGCCGGCTGACCGAGCCGGAGCCGCGctcacctgctgctgccgccgccgctccggagGATGCTCCAGCAGCCGGAGCCCTCACCTCACCTGCAGCGGTCTTAACGGCCGCCAGGGGGCTGGCGCGCAGCACGCCGGGTAATGTagtccccctccgcccccggtgCCTGCCGGGAGTTGTAGTTCTCCGTGCCGGCGCTGCCGCGGAGCACGCTGGGATGTGTAGTCGCGGCGCGGCGCAGGGCGGCCGGCGCCTCCCCTCAGCAGAACTACAGCTCCCGCGAGCCCCCGCGGCTGCCGGGAGCCGCGTTACCGGCGCCTCGAGTGGGCCCGGACGCGGCGGCGGGCGTCCCAGGTCGGTCATGGCGGCAACGCCGCCGCCCTCCGCTCCGGGCGGTCCGGAGCCTCCCCCGACGCCGCTGCAGTacagcctgctgctgcagcacctggTGGGGGAGAAGCGGCAGCCCCGCGCCTGGGACCCCGCCGCCCTCGGCGGCATCCCCAGCCCGCCGAAGAGCGAGGAGCAGAAGATGGTGGAACGGGCCATGGAGAGCTGCGCCTTCAAGGCGGCGCTGGCCTGCGTGGGAg GATTTGTTCTAGGAGGCGCATTTGGTGTCTTCACAGCTGGCATCGACACTAACGTTGGGTTTGATCCCAAGGATCCATATCGCACGCCAACCGCAAAAGAGGTTCTCAAAGATATGGGACAGCGAGGCATATCCTACGCAAAGAACTTCGCCATTGTGGGCGCCATGTTCTCCTGCACTGAATGTGTGGTAGAATCT TATCGTGGAAAGTCGGACTGGAAGAATAGTGTTATTAGCGGCTGCATCACAGGAGGAGCAATCGGCTTCAGAG CTGGATTGAAGGCAGGGGTTATCGGCTGTGGTGGATTTGCCGCTTTCTCCGCCGCAATTGATTACTATCTACGGTAA